A stretch of DNA from Streptomyces rubradiris:
GCTGGTTCTCGGCCCGCCCGCCGAACCAGCGCCGGGTGCCCCCGCCGGCGAACGCGGCGGCCAGCAGCGGCGCGGCCAGCAGCGGCAGGCCGAGCAGGGCGAGGGTGTCCCGGACGGCACGGCGGCCGCGCCGGGTCCGGGTGGTGGACGGCGGCGGGTACGGCGGTGTCGCTGGCGTGCCCCGTGTCGCCGTCACATGCCTCTCCCGCGTGGTGATTCGCCCTGGGTGGTGCCATTGTCCCACCCGGTGAGGACGAACACACGGGCCGGTCGGTTCGCCCGGGGGCGCGTGACGTTCCCGGCTGTTTGCGGAGCGGCCCGCCGGGCCATGTAGGCTGTCGACCTGTCCGGGTGCGTAGCTCAGGGGTAGAGCGCCTGCCTTACAAGCAGGATGTCGGCGGTTCGAAACCGTCCGCGCCCACGGATACGGCCCCTCGGAGATCTCCGGGGGGCCTTCTTCGTTCCCCTATCCTTCCGCCCGCTCCTCGTGGGCGTGCTTCAGGCAGGTCCGGGCGTCCATCCGCTCCGCCGCCGGGACCTCCGTCCAGAACCGGTGGGTGCTGACGAAGACCGCCAGCTCGTGCTCGCGCCGCCGCAGCTTCTCCACCTGGGCCTGCTCGTCCTCCGTCCAGCCGGGGGACGCGGGCCGCTCCACCTTGCGCCAGCCGTTGTCGTCGCTGAAGCCGTCCATCGGCTCGACCGACCAGGGCAGCCGCTTGAGCAGGGCCGACAGCTCGGCCCGGACCTGATGCAGCTCCTCCTGACCGGCGAGGAGGTCACTGGGGAATTCATAGGTCGTAGCCACGCGGCAATGCTACGCCTGTTCGAATTAGTGAAGCGAGACCGTACGGGCGGTACGGGTGAGGTTTCAGCCGTGCGAGTGACCGACGGTCAGTATGCCCGAGTGACCGTCGGTCGGCAGCTCGACTGACCGCTGGTCAGTATCCCGCCGCGCGCAGCTCCCGCACCAGCCGCCGCGCCACCGGCACCGGCACGCCGTGCCGCTCGGCCGCCCGCAGCAGGGCGCCGCCGATGGCGTCCAGCTCCAGCGGGCGGCCGGCCTCGGCGTCGCGCTGCATGGACGACTTGGCGGCGGGCGGGAAGGCGTCGTACCGGGCCAGGGCCCGCACCGGGTCGGTGGCGGCGCCGCAGGCCCGGCCGACCGCGGCCGTCTCGGCGACCAGCGCCTCCAGCTCCGGGCGGTGCCGGGTGCGGGCGGTGCCGAGCGGGACGCCGTACCGGGTCGTGAGCAGTGCGAACGGGGCGAGGAAGGCCATCTTGGCCCACAGCGCCGCCGACTCCTCCCCGGCCACCCGGGCGGTCGTACCGCACTCCGTGAGCAGCGCGGCCAGTGCCTCCAGCCGGGCGCGGGGCACGGCGTCCCCGGCCAGGTCCAGCTCCGTGAACGGGCTGCCGTGTTCGATCACGCCGGGCGCGACGCGGGTGGACTCCACGCGGATCACGGCCGGGGCGACCCGGTCGGGGCGGTAGCGCTCGCGCAGGAGCCCGGGGTGTTCGACGCCGTTCAGCAGTGGGACGAGCAGGGCGTCACCGAGCACGGCGGGCGGGACCCGGGTGAGGGCGGCGTCGAGCGCTGTGTGCTTGACGGTGACCAGGCAGACGTCGACCGGTGTGCGCAGTTCGGTGTCCGCGTCGACGGCGGCGGTGAAGTCGCCGAACTGCGCACTGCGGACGGTGATGCCGTCGCGGCGCAGCTTTTCGGCCGTTTCCGGCCCGGCGAGGCAGAGCACGCGATGGCCGGAACGGGACAGCAGGGCGGCGAGCAGGCCGCCGGTGCCGCCGGGGCCGAGGACGGCCACGGAGAGCGGATGCGTCATGGAGTTGTTCCCTTCGACGGTCGGCCCCGGGAGTCGGTGGCCGCCTTCGCGGTGATCATCGCAGGGCGCGGCGCGCGGCGCGAGACTGAGGGTATGTGCCGGAGCATCAAGACGCTGCGCCCGCCCGTGCTGCCAGGTGAGGCCACGGACGACGACATCCGCGCGGCCGCGTTGCAGTACGTCCGAAAGGTTTCGGGTTTCAGGACCCCGGCCGCCCACAACCGCGAGGCCTTCGACGCGGCGGTGGACGCCGTGGCCCGCGCCACGGCGGAACTCCTGGGCGCGCTGGAGGTGCGGGGGCGTGCGGGTCCCAAGTGATCACGGGCGGTGACGGTGTGACTGGAGGGACTGGTGGGGCGTGAAAGGGTTGGCTAGATGTTGAACTTGCAAGCACTGATTAGGTGCACCTAACCTTGGCTTGATTCGGTTCCCCTCCCCTTAGCCGGCCTCGTCCCCGGCCGGCCCGACAGACACCGAAGAGGAGTCATCCCCACATGTCCGCTCGTCTCGATTCCGCTCAGCCCTATGTCCTGGGGCTCTTCCGCATCGTCATCGGCCTGCTCTTCGCCGTGCACGGTGCCGCTTCCCTGTTCGGCGTCCTCGGCGGCGCCGCCGGCACCGGCGGCACCGTCGCGGCCGGCACCTGGCCCGGCTGGTACGCGGCGGTGATCCAGCTCGTCGCCGGCGGCCTGGTCCTGCTCGGCCTCGGCACCCGCGGGGCCGCGCTGATCGCCTCCGGCTCCATGGCCTACGCCTACTTCGACGTCCACCAGCGGCTCGCGCTGTGGCCGATACAGAACGGCGGCGAGCTGTCGGCGATGTTCTGCTGGTCGTTCCTGCTGCTGGTCTTCACCGGCTCCGGCGCCTTCGGCCTGGACCGCCTCCTTTCCCGGCGCCCGGCGCGGGACGCGGCCGAGGAGGCCGAGGCGGCCGAGCAGGCCCCGGTGGCGGTCTGACGCCGGACAGCGCACGGGCGGCCGGCGCACCTCGGGTGACCGGCCGCCCGTGAACGTCGCATGATCGGTTCACGAACCCCCCGCGAATCTCCTGTCACACCCGCCGCGTACGCTGTACAGCTGTCAACGGGGGAATGTCAGGAGTCGTCGTGTGGGAAAGCGTGGGGTCGCTCGCGGCCGGGCCATGGATCTACGCCGTGGTGGCCGTCTCGGTCCTGCTTGATGTGTTCCTGCCGGTGCTGCCCAGCGGAGTGCTGGTCATCACGGCGGGTACGGCAGCGGCGGCGGGCACCGGCGCGGCGGCGGGCCAGGTCGCGCACGAGGTGCCGGACATCCTGGCCCTGATCCTGTCCGCCGCGACGGCCTCGGTCCTCGGCGACCTGGTGGCCTACCGCCTCGCCTGGCGCGGCGGCGAGCGGCTGGACCGGGCGATAGCCCGCTCCCGCAGGCTCACCTCCGCGCAGGAACGTCTCGGTGACGCCCTCGCCCGCGGCGGCGGCGCGCTGGTCGTCCTGGCCCGCTTCGCCCCCGCCGGCCGCTCGGTCGTCTCCTTCTGCGCCGGCGCCGCCCACCGCCGCGCCCGCGACTTCCTGCCCTGGTCCGCCCTTGCGGGCCTGTCCTGGGCCGCCTACAGCGTGGCCCTCGGCTACTACGGCGCCCAGTGGCTGGGCGCCACCTGGCTCGCCACGGGGGTGTCGGTGGCCGCGCTGTTCGGCGCGGGCGCGGCGGCGGGGTTCCTGATGAGGCGCAGGCCCGCTTCCTGAGACGGCCCCGCACGGGCGCCCCGAAGGGGCGCGGGGAACTGCGCGACCGGCCACGACGAGGGCCGCGGCCGCAGTGCACCCGCAACCCCTACGGCGCGTAGGCGGACGAACTCAGCAGCTCGCCAGGTAGTTCGTCAGCGCGCTCTTCTCGGCCGAGTCCACCGACAGGCCGTAGTAGTACTTCACCTGCACCCACGCCCGCACGTACGTGCACACGTACGCCGACCGCGACGGCATCCACGTGGCCGGGTCCTGGTCGCCCTTGGCCTGGTTGACGTTGTCGGTCACGGCGATGAGCTGCGGCCGGGTGAGGTCGTTGGCGAACGCCTGCCGCTGGGCGGTCGTCCACTTGCTCGCGCCGGAGTCCCAGGCCTCGGCCAGCGGGACGAGGTGGTCGATGTCGAGGTCGGACGCTGCGGTCCAGGTCGCGCCGTCGTACGGCGAGTACCAGCTGCCGCTGGTCGAGGCGCAGGAGGAGTCGGTGACGACGTTCTCGCCGTCCCGCTTCAGGACCGTCTCGCGGGTGTTGCAGGTGCCGCTGACGGTGATCCAGTGCGGGAACAGGTCGCGGCTGTAGCCGGTGCGGTTCTCCGTGGCCACGGTGAGCTGGGCGAGGTATCCCCGGGCGGTGGCGGCGCTGACCGGCGTGGGCAGGGCGGCGGAGGCGCTCGGCGAGTTGAACAGGGCGACGGTGGCGATCAGGCCGGTGAGGGCGGCCAGGATGCTCGTCCGTCGACGCGCGTAGAACGTGGGCATGCGTGAACTCCCTTTGGAGTTTGGGGTGTTGGAGCGCGAGCGAGGGAATGCTCGCG
This window harbors:
- a CDS encoding ketopantoate reductase family protein; the encoded protein is MTHPLSVAVLGPGGTGGLLAALLSRSGHRVLCLAGPETAEKLRRDGITVRSAQFGDFTAAVDADTELRTPVDVCLVTVKHTALDAALTRVPPAVLGDALLVPLLNGVEHPGLLRERYRPDRVAPAVIRVESTRVAPGVIEHGSPFTELDLAGDAVPRARLEALAALLTECGTTARVAGEESAALWAKMAFLAPFALLTTRYGVPLGTARTRHRPELEALVAETAAVGRACGAATDPVRALARYDAFPPAAKSSMQRDAEAGRPLELDAIGGALLRAAERHGVPVPVARRLVRELRAAGY
- a CDS encoding DUF2277 domain-containing protein codes for the protein MCRSIKTLRPPVLPGEATDDDIRAAALQYVRKVSGFRTPAAHNREAFDAAVDAVARATAELLGALEVRGRAGPK
- a CDS encoding DoxX family protein codes for the protein MSARLDSAQPYVLGLFRIVIGLLFAVHGAASLFGVLGGAAGTGGTVAAGTWPGWYAAVIQLVAGGLVLLGLGTRGAALIASGSMAYAYFDVHQRLALWPIQNGGELSAMFCWSFLLLVFTGSGAFGLDRLLSRRPARDAAEEAEAAEQAPVAV
- a CDS encoding DedA family protein, which produces MWESVGSLAAGPWIYAVVAVSVLLDVFLPVLPSGVLVITAGTAAAAGTGAAAGQVAHEVPDILALILSAATASVLGDLVAYRLAWRGGERLDRAIARSRRLTSAQERLGDALARGGGALVVLARFAPAGRSVVSFCAGAAHRRARDFLPWSALAGLSWAAYSVALGYYGAQWLGATWLATGVSVAALFGAGAAAGFLMRRRPAS
- a CDS encoding HNH endonuclease family protein, translating into MPTFYARRRTSILAALTGLIATVALFNSPSASAALPTPVSAATARGYLAQLTVATENRTGYSRDLFPHWITVSGTCNTRETVLKRDGENVVTDSSCASTSGSWYSPYDGATWTAASDLDIDHLVPLAEAWDSGASKWTTAQRQAFANDLTRPQLIAVTDNVNQAKGDQDPATWMPSRSAYVCTYVRAWVQVKYYYGLSVDSAEKSALTNYLASC